The proteins below are encoded in one region of Scomber japonicus isolate fScoJap1 chromosome 2, fScoJap1.pri, whole genome shotgun sequence:
- the mttp gene encoding microsomal triglyceride transfer protein large subunit, giving the protein MFTLAVFLLCAASCVSVSAKGAALGPRLNNNQLYKFSYTTEVLVDRARRSKEGSAGYRISSDVDVHLVWRHPSSKDDQLIQLMISNVRVDHASKRSEKKNVLHGSTTESLLGKTRLAALTKPFLVHLKNGKVKAFYSYWAEPATIKNIKRGLASLLQVQPHTGKVIENDVSGRCTIEYKAVKGQVTRTKLLETCKTEEIGFTTQSQVLGVSKKASSVTVFTLEDGFVRSAVAEETHSLAVNVHRSTAAKVVSRQTLTLVRTEAGPLEAAGKDVAGVVKSIDAKLAAVGIVAEKVKAQCKGCPSLFEHWQAEQKQLEPASLSKATAPRSFLALIQSIRKASKDEILKVLKSASQPSLPQVVDAVTSSQTTASLDAMLEFLNFTDAKSFVLQERFLYACGFSSHPNERMLQALLGISKGKIGSTDIKESVVIIMGALVYKLCQKGECNLPTVLQVKKMILEGPYSTQVESEVQMYLLALKNALLPEAIPIFTKYAESEVGAYNTISLTALQRYNVNLMTDEVKQTVNRVYHQNRRIYEKNVRAAAADVILSSNPSYMEVKNLLLSIGNLPHEMNKYMLSKIQDILRFQMPASKVLRQVMKDMISHNYNRFAKVGSSSAYSGFMAKSMDVTSTYSLDILYSGSGILRRSNMNIYGASKGAMLHGLQVAIEAQGLESLIAATPDEGEQDLESFAGMSAVLFDVQLRPVTFFKGYSDLMSKMFSMSGEPMNVVKGLILLTDHSEVIQLQSGLKASAEFQGGLAIDISGGMEISLWYRESKTSVNNRGALVVTANVTVDLDFMKTGVEVSFETEASLDFITTVQFSEYPFLVCMQMDKTTFPVSEYLKKYDSLSSGKSVLSQKSRKQLVPGSEFPLHQENSNMCKKVFDSSW; this is encoded by the exons aTGTTCACTCTTGCTGTGTTCTTGCTTTGTGCAGCCTCCTGTGTCTCAGTTTCTGCCAAAG GTGCTGCTTTGGGACCCCGGCTGAATAACAACCAGCTGTACAAATTCAGCTACACCACTGAGGTGCTGGTGGACAGGGCCAGGAGGTCAAAAGAGGGCAGTGCTGGCTACAGGATCTCAAGTGACGTTGACGTCCATCTAGTTTGGAGACATCCGAGTAGCAAGGATGACCAACTGATACAGCTGATG ATCTCAAATGTGAGAGTTGACCATGCCTCCAAACGATCAGAGAAGAAGAACGTCCTTCATGGTTCCACAACTGAAAGTCTCCTGGGGAAAACTAGACTGGCAGCTCTGACAAAACCTTTCTTGGTGCATTTGAAAAATGGAAAG GTAAAAGCATTTTATTCCTACTGGGCTGAGCCTGCAACCATCAAGAACATAAAGAGAGGGTTGGCCAGCTTACTGCAAGTACAGCCTCACACTGGGAAGGTTATAGAG AATGATGTGTCTGGAAGGTGCACAATTGAGTACAAGGCCGTAAAGGGTCAAGTGACACGCACCAAGCTGCTGGAGACGTGTAAGACTGAAGAGATTGGATTCACCACACAGAGTCAG GTCTTGGGTGTGAGCAAGAAGGCTAGTTCTGTTACAGTGTTTACACTTGAAGATGGTTTCGTACGGTCAGCCGTGGCTGAAGAAACTCACTCACTGGCTGTTAACGTCCACAGGTCCACAGCAGCTAAAGTTGTATCCAG GCAAACTCTCACATTGGTAAGGACAGAGGCTGGACCGCTGGAGGCCGCTGGGAAAGATGTTGCAGGGGTGGTCAAGTCCATTGATGCCAAACTGGCTGCTGTTGGTATCGTGGCTGAGAAGGTTAAAGCCCAGTGCAAAGGCTGTCCATCA CTTTTTGAACATTGGCAGGCTGAACAGAAGCAGCTGGAGCCAGCTAGCCTGTCCAAGGCCACGGCTCCTCGGAGCTTCCTGGCTCTCATCCAGAGCATTAGGAAGGCGTCCAAGGACGAGATCCTCAAGGTGTTGAAGAGTGCCAGCCAGCCATCTCT ACCTCAGGTGGTGGATGCTGTGACGTCCTCCCAGACAACTGCATCCTTGGATGCTATGCTTGAATTCCTTAACTTCACCGATGCCAAAAGTTTTGTTCTGCAGGAGAGGTTTCTCTATGCATGTGGATTTTCCTCACATCCCAATGAGAGGATGCTCCAGGCTCTGCTG ggCATTTCTAAAGGAAAGATCGGCAGCACTGACATCAAAGAGTCAGTGGTGATCATTATGGGAGCTCTGGTCTACAAACTCTGTCAGAAAGGAGAGTGCAACTTACCG ACAGTGCTGCAGGTGAAGAAGATGATTTTAGAAGGTCCTTACAGCACACAAGTAGAATCTGAGGTCCAGATGTACCTCCTGGCTCTGAAAAACGCTCTGCTCCCTGAAGCCATTCCCATCTTTACCAAATACGCCGAATCAGAAGTGGGAGCATACAACACCATTTCCCTCACCGCCCTGCAGAGATACAACGTCAATCTCATGACTGATGAG gtaaaacagacagtgaaCAGAGTTTACCACCAGAATCGACGGATCTATGAGAAAAAtgtgagagctgctgctgccgaCGTCATCCTCAGTAGCAACCCCTCGTACATGGAGGTCAAGAATCTACTTCTGTCCATCGGAAACCTTCCCCATGAAATGAACAAATACATGCTGTCTAAGATTCAGGACATCTTGCGCTTCCAGATGCCTGCCAG caaaGTTTTGAGACAAGTTATGAAGGACATGATTTCCCACAACTACAACCGCTTTGCAAAAGTTGGGTCATCATCTGCATACTCAGGATTTATGGCAA AATCAATGGATGTCACCTCCACATACAGTTTGGACATCCTGTATTCAGGCTCTGGGATCCTGAGGAGAAGCAACATGAATATTTATGGTGCTAGTAAAGGAGCAATGCTACATGGGCTTCAG GTGGCAATTGAGGCACAGGGTCTGGAATCACTGATTGCAGCCACACCTGATGAGGGAGAGCAAGACCTGGAGTCGTTTGCTGGGATGTCGGCTGTGCTGTTTGATGTCCAACTGAGGCCAGTCACCTTCTTCAAGGGCTACAGTGACCTCATGTCCAAAATGTTCTCCATGTCTGGGGAGCCCATGAATGTAGTGAAAGGTCTGATCCTGCTGACTGATCATTCTGAG GTCATTCAGCTGCAGTCTGGTCTAAAGGCGAGTGCAGAGTTCCAAGGAGGGTTAGCCATCGACATCTCTGGAGGCATGGAGATCAGTCTGTGGTACAGGGAGTCCAAGACCAGCGTCAACAACAG GGGAGCGTTAGTGGTCACTGCTAATGTCACTGTGGACCTGGACTTTATGAAAACGGGTGTGGAGGTCAGCTTTGAAACAGAGGCCTCACTGGACTTCATCACCACTGTCCAGTTCTCCGAATATCCCTTCTTAGTGTGCATGCAGATGGACAAAACTACCTTCCCCGTCAG TGAATACCTGAAGAAGTATGATAGCCTGTCATCAGGGAAGAGCGTTTTGTCGCAAAAGAGCAGGAAGCAGCTCGTCCCCGGCTCTGAATTCCCTCTTCACCAGGAGAACTCAAACATGTGTAAGAAGGTTTTTGACTCCAGCTggtaa
- the LOC128365724 gene encoding uncharacterized protein C4orf54-like, with product MEAAEETLTYRDDTGLHRKLLREDKHKDNKDSKGHSETKSEESNYVDLDMKPDGAKTVKVTFTGEGNQLSVIKCDSVRQGEHGTEGKLISEDFVEEQSEDKWAIDCGPVSGERLLETLTKLPNTDTETDKQRQQAELDPSDCSEHVCSESDELQYTDMYLNSKTESDDGASAVLSDHCGSDTLEDESHYITTHEIQLTELDHDVDYDLGRGTCWDFEDDNLVYSFVDYASFESDETQEGTLILEGRSQTKVKSNLGGALVSTEQEESDLCDSDKGASSDESVCKNESGDANTGKIHLSIKTSSRAVNEPVNIFDNNTCGYAKDFGDRSHFSFVSSGARAGPLCDRAQYFIPAPGRQHLATKLRRKDINEYSSGASSSISELDDADKEVRNLTAKSFRSLACPYFDAINLSTSSESSMSEYGLNKWSAYVDWNYGNISRRKERSVIASSATLEMNKTVDSKRHSKSIASSRASQTKMYALNKRTTSQEDSSSSKKIDLSDPVHPQQRGVTLNFRCNVAPEGAKRPKCSKNARSSEVTGGDLARSGCEVQYHHQESTGDTQKRASFASSLLKNVISKKMQFEQERKMERGGIWGKYRGVGRGFQRQTSESGSGFTVNSADEHLEDSRASSCEPTEEQKSNKAPVSHSQSSAFNSWKEDEPDPIKETEVSTAVSDIKETTAKEELDTNKKEFTQDLLRNTPATGTPAGPQKCEKVFKTGNNGNIVGKEENEKGGKTPEIKICLRSVKENKGCTLNIANLLTPKISYNTVNTFRAADETKCHILSASDKIPNFTVRDIRDTKCKFQTPIYHVRDVRKLVKSSYRFVSLDNSSTGPPAAGDKPDEKAKKEPVKLSLPSPIVIKCHSVKTNVKSEINKASQKQTEGNILSETPQNENAPSHCTTSRVPPVVAKQLNPDQPENQTNTESKVTKLKEKFSGEIAERRNEPKIPKQAALEKLKAAVKTMEQLYVFDRNEWKRKTQAPQPITDSHVLSLIAREEQGAEELEATGGRVTDPDTHTDRIPQSLINTAETGKSQEVKRSLNIIHVPYSNDTFKIQSQQSKTFSNKSVLHFGNSNKARFSISSVSNPVPQSSVLQTSATMKSSKTPVAPLSVKIEPPKNGQMEQKKVKISPTNPTVTQGSSDSENYLTIPGLGYKNEIKLLNREPVSKEANSNSSQTHTGDSKRSPLIMKYPASSVYHHPAAAATAGSQTQQVLCFSPTVTTVSPTPSGETVSTSQRKMLLDPTTGHYYLVDTPIQPTTKRLFDPETGHYVDVPMPHSPAAPVTPIAPMPLSLSPVALSPGAYAPTYMIYPGFIPSPTLPAQAVLPQSPCHSEDADREKLKSARGPKQETNTTDGESMYYSATGEAPLQLPVSLGHVSARGSAANADRKPVISITTQQGPRIIAPPSFDGTTMSFVVEHR from the exons ATGGAAGCAGCGGAGGAAACTCTCACTTACCGAGATGACACCGGACTTCACAGGAAGCTGCTCCGAGAGGACAAACATAAGGACAACAAAGACAGTAAGGGACACTCCGAGACAAAAAGCGAGGAGTCCAACTATGTGGATCTGGACATGAAACCGGACGGCGCAAAAACAGTGAAAGTAACGTTCACTGGCGAGGGAAACCAACTGTCTGTCATCAAATGTGACAGTGTGAGGCAGGGAGAGCATGGCACCGAGGGTAaactcatttcagaggactttGTTGAAGAACAATCGGAGGACAAGTGGGCCATCGACTGCGGCCCTGTTTCGGGTGAGCGTCTCTTGGAAACTCTGACCAAACTTCCCAACACTGACACAGAGACTGACAAGCAGCGCCAGCAGGCCGAGCTCGACCCGAGTGACTGCAGTGAACATGTATGCAGTGAGAGTGATGAGCTCCAGTACACGGACATGTATCTGAACAGCAAAACTGAGTCGGATGACGGTGCCAGTGCGGTGTTGTCCGACCACTGCGGCTCCGACACCTTGGAGGACGAGTCTCACTATATCACGACGCACGAAATCCAGCTGACCGAGCTCGACCACGATGTAGATTACGACCTGGGGCGTGGGACCTGTTGGGATTTTGAAGACGATAACTTGGTTTATTCCTTTGTGGATTACGCCTCGTTTGAAAGCGATGAAACACAAGAGGGGACGTTGATACTGGAGGGCAGGAGTCAAACGAAAGTGAAGTCTAATCTTGGTGGGGCACTTGTCAGCACCGAGCAGGAGGAGAGTGATCTTTGTGACTCGGACAAAGGCGCCAGTTCAGATGAAAGCGTATGCAAAAACGAAAGCGGAGACGCCAATACGGGGAAAATTCATTTATCTATAAAAACCTCCTCCAGGGCGGTGAACGAACCTGTCAATATCTTTGATAACAACACGTGTGGATACGCGAAAGACTTTGGAGACAGGAGCCACTTCTCTTTTGTGAGCTCTGGCGCCAGAGCAGGGCCCTTGTGCGATAGAGCCCAGTATTTCATCCCTGCACCGGGCCGTCAGCACCTTGCAACCAAACTGAGACGGAAAGATATTAATGAGTATTCCAGCGGAGCGTCCAGCTCCATTAGCGAGCTGGATGACGCCGATAAAGAAGTGCGTAATTTAACCGCCAAGTCTTTCCGGAGCTTGGCATGTCCATACTTCGATGCCATCAATCTTAGCACATCCAGTGAGTCCTCTATGTCGGAATATGGGCTTAACAAGTGGTCAGCCTATGTGGACTGGAATTATGGAAACATATCGCGGAGAAAAGAGCGAAGCGTAATTGCTTCCAGTGCAACATTGGAAATGAATAAGACTGTGGACAGTAAGAGGCACAGTAAGTCCATCGCCAGTTCGAGAGCATCACAAACTAAAATGTACGCGCTGAATAAGAGAACAACTTCTCAAGAAGATTCATCTTCGAGCAAAAAGATTGATCTGAGCGATCCCGTTCATCCACAGCAGCGCGGTGTCACGCTGAATTTCCGCTGTAATGTTGCACCTGAAGGAGCGAAGCGTCCAAAGTGCTCCAAGAACGCACGGTCCAGTGAGGTTACTGGGGGTGACTTGGCAAGATCAGGGTGTGAGGTGCAGTATCATCACCAAGAGAGTACGGGGGATACACAGAAAAGGGCAAGTTTTGCATCAAGTCTACTGAAAAATGTGATTTCCAAAAAGATGCAATTTGAACAGGAGCGCAAAATGGAGAGGGGTGGAATATGGGGTAAATACAGGGGTGTGGGAAGGGGCTTCCAAAGGCAGACATCAGAATCAGGCTCAGGATTCACTGTGAATTCTGCTGATGAACATTTGGAGGACAGCAGAGCGAGTTCCTGTGAGCCTACAGAGgaacagaaaagcaacaaagCACCAG TCAGCCACAGTCAAAGTAGTGCATTTAATTCATGGAAAGAGGATGAGCCAGATCCTATAAAAGAGACTGAAGTCTCCACAGCTGTAAGTGACATAAAGGAAACCACAGCAAAGGAAGAATTAGATACCAATA AGAAAGAATTCACACAAGACTTGTTGAGAAATACACCTGCTACAGGCACACCTGCCGGCCCCCagaaatgtgagaaagtgttcaAAACGGGCAATAATGGAAACATAGTAggcaaagaagaaaatgagaaggGTGGGAAAACACCTGAGATAAAAATATGCCTGAGAAgtgtgaaagaaaataaagggtGCACACTGAATATTGCAAACCTGTTAACCCCTAAAATAAGTTACAACACTGTTAACACCTTTAGAGCAGCAGATGAAACCAAATGCCACATTTTGTCTGCGTCAGATAAGATCCCAAACTTCACCGTTAGAGACATAAGAGACACCAAATGCAAGTTTCAAACACCAATATATCATGTCAGAGATGTACGTAAATTGGTAAAAAGTTCATATCGCTTTGTTTCTTTGGATAATAGTTCCACTGGGCCTCCAGCAGCAGGGGATAAACCTGATGAGAAGGCCAAAAAGGAGCCTGTAAAGCTTTCATTACCATCTCCTATCGTGATTAAATGCCActctgtaaaaacaaatgtcaaatcagaaataaacaaagcatcacagaaacagacagagggaAATATCCTGTCTGAAACAcctcaaaatgaaaatgcacCTTCACATTGCACAACTAGCAGGGTGCCACCTGTTGTAGCCAAGCAGCTAAATCCTGACCAACcagaaaatcaaacaaatacTGAAAGCAAAGTGACAAAACTGAAGGAAAAGTTTTCAGGTGAAATAGCTGAAAGGAGAAATGAGCCTAAAATACCAAAACAGGCGGCATTAGAGaaacttaaagctgcagtaaaaACAATGGAGCAGCTTTATGTTTTTGATAGAAATGAATGGAAGCGTAAAACTCAAGCTCCACAACCCATCACTGACAGCCACGTGCTTTCACTTATTGCCCGTGAGGAGCAGGGAGCAGAGGAGCTTGAGGCAACAGGAGGGAGAGTAACAGACCCcgatacacacactgacaggatCCCTCAGTCTTTGATAAACACTGCAGAGACAGGCAAATCACAAGAAGTTAAAAGATCTCTGAATATCATCCACGTTCCATATAGCAATGacacttttaaaatacagtCGCAGCAAAGTAAAACATTCAGTAACAAGAGTGTCCTTCATTTTGGCAACAGTAATAAGGCACGTTTCAGCATAAGTTCAGTTAGTAACCCTGTTCCTCAAAGCTCTGTGCTGCAAACATCAGCAACTATGAAAAGCTCCAAGACACCGGTTGCTCCACTGTCAGTGAAAATAGAGCCCCCAAAAAACGGGCAGATGGAGCAGAAAAAGGTCAAAATCAGCCCAACAAATCCCACAGTCACACAGGGCAGCTCAGACTCCGAGAACTATCTCACCATACCCGGGTTGGGGTATAAGAATGAAATCAAACTGCTGAATCGAGAGCCGGTGTCCAAGGAGGCAAATTCAAACAgtagccaaacacacacaggtgacaGTAAGAGGTCACCGTTAATCATGAAGTACCCAGCTTCAAGTGTCTACCAccacccagcagcagcagcgacagCAGGCTCGCAAACACAGCAGGTGTTGTGTTTCTCTCCCACTGTCACCACTGTGTCACCCACACCTTCTGGAGAGACTGTATCAACATCACAGCGCAAGATGCTTTTGGACCCGACTACCGGACATTATTACCTAGTGGACACTCCTATACAGCCCACCACAAAGCGACTGTTTGACCCCGAGACAGGCCATTATGTGGACGTACCCATGCCCCATTCACCTGCAGCACCTGTCACCCCTATCGCCCCTATGCCTCTTTCTTTGTCCCCAGTGGCACTGAGCCCAGGAGCGTACGCCCCAACATACATGATCTACCCGGGTTTCATCCCCTCACCCACTCTGCCAGCTCAGGCGGTGTTGCCACAGTCACCGTGTCACTCTGAGGATGCAGACAGGGAAAAGCTGAAAAGCGCCAGAGGTCCTAAACAGGAAACTAACACAACAGACGGCGAGAGCATGTATTACAGTGCAACAGGAGAGGCTCCCCTGCAGCTGCCTGTGAGTTTGGGACATGTGAGCGCCAGAGGAAGTGCAGCAAACGCTGACAGGAAGCCAGTTATCAGCATCACCACGCAACAAGGTCCAAGAATCATCGCCCCTCCTTCCTTTGATGGAACAACAATGAGCTTTGTAGTGGAGCATCGATGA